A single region of the Erythrobacter sp. genome encodes:
- a CDS encoding VOC family protein translates to MQVRQLAYYVPDIERAAREHSRVFGSGPFFTFSHVPLNYSVHRGVKREFDHSSAYGQWGDLMVEFVALHSNDPSAISDVFPPGSGRYGLHHAAIWVEDLDTAIAGYEARGIPLAQYSVTAFGTAFAFLDATASLGHMIELYARDEGLESFYAMVRDAAQGWDGSDPVRPLEL, encoded by the coding sequence ATGCAGGTCCGCCAGCTCGCCTATTACGTGCCCGACATCGAACGCGCGGCGCGTGAGCATTCGCGGGTGTTCGGCTCCGGCCCCTTCTTCACCTTCTCCCACGTCCCGCTGAACTACAGCGTCCACCGCGGGGTGAAACGCGAATTCGACCATTCCTCCGCCTATGGCCAGTGGGGCGACCTGATGGTCGAATTCGTCGCGCTGCACAGCAACGATCCCAGCGCGATAAGCGATGTCTTCCCGCCCGGCTCGGGCCGCTACGGCCTCCACCATGCGGCGATCTGGGTCGAGGATCTCGATACCGCGATCGCCGGATACGAAGCGCGCGGGATACCGCTCGCGCAGTATTCGGTCACGGCTTTCGGAACCGCCTTCGCTTTCCTCGATGCGACCGCGAGCCTCGGCCACATGATCGAGCTTTATGCCCGAGACGAGGGACTGGAGAGCTTCTACGCCATGGTCCGCGATGCCGCACAAGGCTGGGACGGCAGCGACCCGGTGCGCCCGCTCGAACTCTAG
- a CDS encoding fatty acid--CoA ligase — protein MAIEAALAEAGSFCDIVREHAQERGDTPAFTYGDETITFAELDENSNRVANALAAFGVKKGERVAFLGKNHPLYFEALLGAAKIGAVMTPVNWRLAAPEVAYILDNCCARVVFVGEGFADVLARVRGQVPDVEQVIGIDAPDHAGTDYRIWRDGFSARPPATRVGLEDDALQLYTSGTTGRPKGAVMTHGSILSSRDAVGQEGEMREWQEPVEGDVTLLAMPCFHISGTGTGIGTMVAGSNSIVLPEYDPTKALELIENYNISKIFLVPAAIQILLNHPRVKEVDFSRLKYVTYGASPIPLELMREAMEVLGCGFVQMYGMTETSGTIVALDPEDHVPEGSPRMRSVGTPLPGVELKIIDEEGNTLPPNTVGEIATRSSKNMSRYWNNPEATAETIDEDGWLRTGDAGYLDEDGYLYIHDRVKDMIISGGENVYPAEVENALYAHPKVADVAVIGIPSEKWGEEVKACVVVKPGEEITEAELIAHAREHIAGYKCPKSVDFIEALPRNPSGKILRRELRAPYWEGKDRAVN, from the coding sequence ATGGCCATCGAGGCTGCGCTCGCCGAGGCGGGCTCGTTCTGCGACATCGTGCGCGAACACGCGCAGGAACGCGGCGACACCCCCGCCTTCACCTATGGCGACGAGACGATCACTTTCGCCGAGCTGGACGAGAATTCGAACCGCGTCGCCAACGCGCTCGCCGCGTTCGGGGTGAAGAAGGGCGAGCGGGTCGCCTTTCTCGGCAAGAATCACCCGCTCTATTTCGAGGCGCTGCTGGGCGCGGCCAAGATCGGCGCGGTGATGACACCGGTGAACTGGCGCCTCGCCGCCCCCGAGGTCGCCTATATCCTCGACAATTGCTGCGCCCGCGTGGTCTTCGTGGGCGAAGGCTTCGCCGATGTGCTGGCGCGGGTGCGCGGACAGGTCCCCGACGTCGAACAGGTGATCGGGATCGACGCGCCGGACCATGCCGGGACCGATTACCGCATCTGGCGCGACGGCTTTTCCGCCCGCCCGCCGGCCACCCGCGTCGGGCTGGAGGACGATGCGCTGCAGCTCTACACCTCGGGCACGACCGGCCGGCCCAAGGGCGCGGTCATGACCCACGGCTCGATCCTCTCGAGCCGCGATGCGGTCGGCCAGGAAGGCGAAATGCGCGAATGGCAGGAACCGGTCGAGGGCGACGTGACCCTGCTCGCCATGCCGTGCTTCCACATCAGCGGGACGGGAACGGGCATCGGGACGATGGTCGCGGGCAGCAATTCGATCGTCCTGCCCGAATACGACCCGACCAAGGCGCTGGAGCTGATCGAGAACTACAACATCTCCAAGATCTTCCTCGTCCCCGCCGCGATCCAGATTTTGCTCAATCACCCGCGCGTGAAGGAAGTGGATTTCAGCCGCCTCAAATACGTCACCTACGGCGCCTCGCCCATTCCCCTGGAACTGATGCGCGAGGCGATGGAGGTGCTGGGCTGCGGCTTCGTCCAGATGTACGGGATGACGGAGACGAGCGGAACGATCGTCGCACTCGACCCTGAAGACCATGTCCCCGAAGGCAGCCCCCGGATGCGCAGCGTCGGAACGCCGCTTCCCGGTGTCGAGCTCAAGATCATCGACGAGGAGGGCAACACCCTGCCGCCGAACACGGTGGGCGAGATCGCCACGCGGTCTTCCAAGAACATGAGCCGCTACTGGAACAATCCCGAAGCCACCGCCGAGACGATCGACGAGGACGGCTGGCTACGCACGGGCGATGCGGGCTATCTCGACGAGGACGGCTATCTCTACATCCACGACCGGGTGAAGGACATGATCATCTCCGGGGGCGAGAACGTCTACCCGGCCGAGGTCGAGAACGCGCTCTACGCCCACCCAAAGGTCGCCGACGTCGCCGTGATCGGCATCCCGTCCGAGAAATGGGGCGAGGAGGTGAAAGCCTGCGTCGTCGTCAAGCCGGGCGAGGAAATCACCGAGGCCGAGCTGATCGCCCACGCGCGCGAGCATATCGCCGGCTATAAGTGCCCCAAGTCGGTCGATTTCATCGAAGCCCTGCCGCGCAACCCTTCGGGCAAGATCCTGCGCCGCGAATTGCGCGCGCCCTACTGGGAGGGCAAGGACCGCGCGGTGAACTGA
- a CDS encoding PaaI family thioesterase — MTDTPPPPGFEPARFSPGFLDHGGPYFLGRKREGVRVMGLRICPHHINYKDGAHGGVISTFADVALSHAVYDAERPRLAPSTIALQVNYLAAARLGEWLEAQVTIDRLGGRTAYTSGRIMRGEDAIATMSGVFAIRRG, encoded by the coding sequence ATGACCGACACGCCGCCTCCCCCGGGCTTCGAGCCCGCCCGCTTCTCGCCCGGCTTTCTCGACCATGGCGGGCCCTATTTCCTCGGGCGCAAGCGGGAGGGCGTGCGGGTCATGGGCCTGCGCATCTGCCCGCATCACATCAATTACAAGGACGGGGCGCATGGCGGGGTGATCTCTACCTTCGCCGATGTCGCCCTGAGCCACGCGGTCTACGATGCCGAGCGCCCGCGCCTCGCGCCTTCGACCATTGCATTGCAGGTCAATTACCTCGCCGCCGCGCGGCTGGGCGAGTGGCTCGAGGCGCAAGTGACGATCGACCGGCTGGGCGGACGCACCGCCTACACCAGCGGGCGGATCATGCGCGGTGAGGACGCGATCGCGACGATGAGCGGGGTCTTCGCGATCCGGCGCGGTTAG
- a CDS encoding nuclear transport factor 2 family protein: MKLHLEARAEISDVIAAYAHAIDRRRWQMMDQLFHEDAEFQFGTVSGDWRGFVEQARAIIDPCLATQHQLGQVQFGFENDLVCHTETYMTAMHTVPAGYPVAEVFPDKGRTYSAVIAGRYVDRFEKRDNQWRIARRIGLYDWREFREVEGVDLSDVPEGASGYHDERDPSTPVVARFLG, encoded by the coding sequence ATGAAACTGCATCTCGAAGCGCGCGCGGAAATCAGCGACGTCATCGCCGCCTATGCCCACGCGATCGACCGCCGCCGCTGGCAGATGATGGACCAGCTGTTCCACGAGGACGCCGAATTCCAGTTCGGCACGGTATCGGGCGACTGGCGCGGTTTCGTCGAGCAGGCGCGCGCGATCATCGACCCCTGCCTCGCCACCCAGCACCAGCTGGGCCAGGTCCAGTTCGGTTTCGAGAACGACCTTGTGTGCCACACCGAAACCTACATGACCGCGATGCACACTGTGCCCGCGGGCTATCCGGTGGCCGAGGTCTTTCCCGACAAGGGCCGCACCTATTCCGCGGTCATCGCCGGGCGCTATGTCGACCGCTTCGAAAAGCGCGACAACCAGTGGCGCATCGCGCGGCGCATCGGGCTCTACGACTGGCGCGAATTCCGCGAGGTCGAGGGCGTGGACCTGTCGGACGTTCCCGAGGGCGCGAGCGGCTATCATGACGAGCGCGACCCCTCGACCCCGGTGGTGGCGCGCTTCCTCGGCTAA
- a CDS encoding NADP-dependent oxidoreductase: protein MENRFWRIERRPEGTDFDEALALVDAPLPELAQGEIRIRNAMLSMDAGTRLWLTSREDGYQPPLPVGAPMTGLVLGEVIESRTEDFAVGDLVRAFGVWGEVSQVDAALSGAVKLDPAVEDRRAWFGPLGMNGWTALWGIERTGAAKSGERVLVSAAAGATGILAVQIAKLLGCEAWGIAGGADKCRFLTKELGIAGAVDYKAGDLGAQLDKAGGFDVYFDNVGGPMLDEVLTRMNHYGRIAVCGLLADYNSGRRTAPREFDQILMRRLRVEGFFSPDFMHEGEALTARLREWTEAGDLVMPYDVTKGLDNTLAAYRKLFTGGNIGKVIVELEP, encoded by the coding sequence ATGGAAAACCGTTTCTGGCGCATAGAGCGCCGCCCCGAGGGAACCGATTTCGACGAGGCGCTCGCGCTCGTTGACGCCCCGCTGCCCGAGCTTGCGCAGGGGGAAATCCGTATCCGCAACGCGATGCTGTCGATGGACGCGGGCACGCGCCTGTGGCTGACGAGCCGCGAGGACGGCTACCAGCCGCCGCTCCCCGTGGGTGCGCCGATGACCGGGCTGGTGCTGGGCGAGGTGATCGAAAGCCGGACGGAAGACTTTGCCGTCGGCGATCTCGTGCGCGCCTTCGGCGTGTGGGGCGAGGTGAGCCAGGTCGATGCGGCGCTGTCGGGCGCGGTGAAGCTCGATCCTGCTGTCGAGGACCGGCGCGCATGGTTCGGCCCGCTCGGCATGAACGGCTGGACCGCGCTATGGGGGATCGAGCGCACCGGCGCAGCAAAATCTGGCGAACGGGTGCTGGTGTCCGCCGCTGCCGGAGCCACGGGTATCCTCGCGGTGCAGATCGCCAAGCTGCTCGGCTGCGAGGCATGGGGAATCGCGGGCGGGGCGGATAAATGCCGTTTCCTGACCAAGGAGCTCGGGATCGCGGGGGCGGTCGATTACAAGGCGGGCGATCTTGGCGCGCAGCTCGATAAGGCGGGCGGGTTCGACGTCTATTTCGACAATGTCGGCGGGCCCATGCTCGACGAAGTCCTCACCCGCATGAACCACTATGGCCGGATCGCGGTGTGCGGCCTGCTCGCCGATTACAACTCGGGGAGGCGCACCGCGCCCCGCGAATTCGACCAGATCCTGATGCGGCGCCTGCGGGTCGAAGGCTTCTTCTCGCCCGATTTCATGCACGAAGGCGAAGCGCTCACCGCGCGCCTGCGCGAATGGACCGAGGCGGGCGATCTCGTCATGCCCTATGACGTGACGAAGGGCCTCGACAACACGCTCGCGGCCTATCGAAAACTGTTCACCGGCGGCAATATCGGCAAGGTCATCGTGGAGCTGGAGCCATGA
- a CDS encoding SDR family oxidoreductase → MALITVIGASGRQGMAQVRQALKAGYEVRAISRQPDPFAGLLIDGIENVEVRPMDLYDTSTYRAALEGSDYIFYTHPLQARADRAVLVGQVGKAAAELDVKRVVWNTSSWIPDRPGDPFTYAGNTAGINALWRSGAPGTVFGSVLFMDNLLTNWARPFIINEGRYVYPHNPQLEANWISLDDVAKFMLTSLERPDMEGAWLNIGGPERLVGSQVTQYLSEALGREIEYDPCTPEEFGRYLVEAAGDSMPEEAREEFAKGIQAFYEYNNEAPTRPFEVDMDHVYERFPELEGELETMGEWTKRVDWGESNFRPAFG, encoded by the coding sequence ATGGCACTCATCACGGTGATCGGCGCATCGGGCCGGCAGGGCATGGCTCAGGTGCGCCAGGCGCTCAAGGCAGGATACGAAGTGCGCGCGATCTCGCGCCAGCCGGACCCGTTCGCGGGGCTGCTGATCGACGGCATCGAGAATGTCGAGGTGCGCCCGATGGACCTCTACGACACGTCCACCTACCGCGCCGCGCTCGAAGGGTCGGATTACATCTTCTACACCCACCCGCTGCAGGCCCGCGCCGACCGCGCGGTGCTGGTCGGACAGGTCGGCAAGGCGGCGGCGGAGCTGGACGTGAAGCGGGTGGTCTGGAACACCTCGAGCTGGATTCCCGACCGTCCCGGCGACCCCTTCACCTATGCCGGGAACACGGCGGGCATCAACGCGCTGTGGCGCTCCGGCGCGCCCGGCACGGTGTTCGGCAGCGTGCTGTTCATGGACAACCTGCTGACCAACTGGGCGCGGCCTTTCATCATCAACGAAGGGCGCTACGTCTATCCGCACAATCCGCAGCTCGAGGCGAATTGGATCAGCCTCGACGATGTCGCGAAGTTCATGCTGACCAGCCTCGAGCGGCCCGACATGGAAGGCGCGTGGCTCAATATCGGCGGGCCGGAGCGACTGGTGGGCTCGCAGGTCACGCAATACCTGTCCGAAGCGCTCGGCAGGGAGATCGAATACGACCCCTGCACGCCCGAGGAATTCGGCCGCTATCTCGTCGAGGCGGCAGGGGATTCGATGCCGGAGGAAGCGCGCGAGGAATTCGCCAAGGGCATCCAGGCCTTCTACGAATACAACAACGAAGCGCCCACCCGGCCCTTCGAGGTCGACATGGACCACGTCTACGAACGCTTCCCCGAACTCGAGGGCGAGCTGGAGACGATGGGCGAATGGACCAAGCGCGTCGACTGGGGCGAATCGAACTTCCGCCCCGCGTTCGGCTGA
- a CDS encoding nuclear transport factor 2 family protein, giving the protein MADTREANIALATRYYEALEAGDFDALADLHADDVVFNLVGSTPVSGRWVGKAECFGPLVADNVVGKLVPETVQFSRQWRIMCADENCVVGIMRGGGMGVNGHEYLQTYCQVMTIRDGKIAELHEFFDTALVELALNDNPTAKGPSEVARPFEF; this is encoded by the coding sequence ATGGCCGACACGCGCGAGGCCAACATCGCGCTGGCGACGCGCTATTACGAAGCGCTGGAGGCGGGCGATTTCGACGCGCTCGCCGATCTCCATGCCGACGACGTCGTGTTCAACCTCGTCGGCTCCACGCCCGTTTCAGGGCGTTGGGTCGGCAAGGCGGAATGCTTCGGCCCGCTGGTGGCGGACAATGTCGTGGGCAAGCTGGTTCCCGAGACCGTGCAGTTCTCACGGCAGTGGCGGATCATGTGCGCGGACGAGAACTGCGTCGTCGGCATCATGCGCGGCGGCGGCATGGGTGTGAACGGCCACGAATACCTGCAGACCTACTGCCAGGTGATGACCATCCGCGACGGCAAGATCGCCGAGCTGCACGAATTCTTCGACACCGCGCTGGTCGAACTCGCGCTCAACGACAATCCCACGGCGAAGGGGCCGAGCGAGGTGGCCCGGCCCTTCGAATTCTAG
- a CDS encoding aromatic ring-hydroxylating dioxygenase subunit alpha translates to MSREQLVGMTRSLVAHGEADTMELADEVVRVPASSYTDESLFEREKRNIFRRLPLMVAPSCELPEPGDYKAMDICGVPLLLSRQKDGEIAAFLNMCTHRGNPLASGTGNASRFTCGYHGWTFRQDGDLLGVASPQDFGKVDKAAHCLKRFPVLERAGLIWVTLDPNSKLAIEDYLCGYDALLEAFGFSGWTLFAKRTLAGPNWKTAYDGYLDFYHLPVLHKDTFGADFFNRANYFAWGPHQRLASPSKFAQRTGSDEQIDLTQMSDEEIPQDALVQGVWTIFPHISIASFYGGGQRGAMISQLFPGETVGESWTTQYYVMENRPETEEQVKSAHEQFDFLEVVVRDEDYATGKRQHEALQSGLMDHVLFGRNERGGQVFHQWAEKLVNASDEELLDIFAREQRQAAE, encoded by the coding sequence ATGTCGCGCGAACAACTGGTCGGCATGACCCGCAGCCTCGTCGCGCATGGCGAGGCGGACACGATGGAGCTCGCCGACGAGGTCGTGCGCGTGCCGGCAAGCAGCTATACCGACGAGAGCCTGTTCGAGCGCGAGAAGCGCAACATCTTCCGCCGCCTCCCGCTAATGGTCGCGCCGTCGTGCGAATTGCCGGAACCGGGCGATTACAAGGCGATGGACATCTGCGGCGTGCCGCTGCTGCTGTCGCGCCAGAAGGACGGCGAGATCGCCGCCTTCCTCAATATGTGCACCCACCGCGGCAATCCGCTCGCCTCGGGGACGGGCAACGCGAGCCGTTTCACCTGCGGCTATCACGGCTGGACCTTCCGCCAGGACGGCGACCTGCTGGGCGTCGCCAGCCCGCAGGATTTCGGGAAGGTCGACAAGGCCGCCCATTGCCTCAAGCGCTTCCCGGTGCTCGAACGCGCGGGGCTGATCTGGGTGACGCTCGATCCCAATTCGAAGCTCGCCATCGAGGATTACCTGTGCGGCTACGATGCGCTGCTCGAAGCCTTCGGGTTTTCAGGCTGGACCCTGTTCGCCAAGCGCACCCTGGCGGGGCCGAACTGGAAGACGGCCTATGACGGCTATCTCGATTTCTACCACCTGCCGGTCCTCCACAAGGACACGTTCGGAGCCGATTTCTTCAACCGCGCCAACTACTTCGCCTGGGGGCCGCACCAAAGGCTCGCAAGCCCGTCGAAATTCGCCCAGCGCACCGGGAGCGACGAGCAGATCGACCTCACGCAGATGTCGGACGAGGAAATCCCGCAGGACGCGCTGGTGCAGGGCGTGTGGACGATCTTCCCCCACATCTCGATCGCGAGCTTCTACGGCGGCGGGCAGCGCGGGGCGATGATCAGCCAGCTCTTCCCCGGCGAGACGGTCGGGGAAAGCTGGACCACCCAGTATTACGTGATGGAGAACCGCCCCGAGACCGAAGAGCAGGTCAAATCCGCCCACGAACAGTTCGACTTCCTCGAAGTGGTCGTGCGCGACGAGGATTACGCCACCGGCAAGCGCCAGCACGAGGCGCTGCAATCGGGCCTGATGGACCACGTCCTGTTCGGCCGCAACGAGCGCGGCGGGCAGGTCTTTCACCAGTGGGCCGAGAAGCTCGTGAACGCCTCGGATGAAGAGCTGCTCGACATCTTCGCGCGCGAGCAGCGTCAGGCCGCGGAATAG
- a CDS encoding TonB-dependent receptor → MSIRHTRVVSARGAHLRRALLAGAALSCLAAMPQAAHAQDMETDEAAAPEEQVIIVQARRQNETLQEVPVTVTAIGGDTLSRYNIDQVADVVSRVPTLNVQVGGSGSGGQLSLRGVGSSNISAAFDSAVAFDFDGVQVSTMRLVQAGFFDVEQIDVLKGPQSLFFGKSASAGVFAIRSADPTSTWEVGGAASYEFEEDGYIVQGYVSGPLTDTLGMRVAAQFNDIDEYVVLQDGTPAANGRFRGLTNIVARGTLEWQPSPTFDANLKVQYVRNENDGAIQHSDLFCGANGVADPITLLGGAINIPGGYDCNAFDQRYFLPDTAPPLAGGVPTPSAAAGRNGVPFGETDVWFTRLLMNWDITENLTLTSTTGYLNLDAVDFDNYSYGGLLGPGVPGGVGTSDPVNQLEQWTQELRLASDFEGAFNFMLGVFYEDRKFVFDTAQQAVNISFLGPDPVTGFTYDWDRRQDTDTEAFSVFGSVMIDLTEDLELSGGVRYTDEKKTAVITVPYLHTFLQGPGFVSPGFNSGPIEFSDDNFSPEITLRYKATEDINVFASFKTGFKSGGIDNSALPSNSLSQAANSGDFSPLIFQSETAQGGEVGIKTQWADRTFTLNATAYYYVFDDLQVQNFDAVAVQFLTLNAGQVTSQGIDLEANWLTPVDGLSFSGNLSYLDAEFTDTFITSAGNDLDGRSSARAPTWSGNLAFDFVTPISDGLDFGLNGNMIYSGEYFTNEDTRNDFIQDDYVTFDASVSIGAADGTWKVSLIGVNLADEIWVNTSAPRPFLPPTGDDLIFTQNRGRQVFVETRFRF, encoded by the coding sequence ATGAGCATCCGACATACCCGAGTTGTATCCGCCCGCGGCGCGCACCTGCGCCGTGCGCTTCTCGCCGGGGCCGCGCTTTCGTGCCTCGCCGCGATGCCGCAGGCGGCCCACGCGCAGGACATGGAAACCGATGAGGCCGCGGCTCCCGAAGAGCAGGTCATCATCGTCCAGGCCCGCCGCCAGAACGAAACCCTGCAGGAAGTCCCCGTCACCGTCACCGCGATCGGCGGCGACACGCTGTCGCGCTACAACATCGACCAGGTCGCCGACGTGGTGAGCCGCGTGCCGACTCTCAACGTGCAGGTCGGCGGTTCGGGTTCCGGCGGCCAGCTGAGCCTGCGCGGCGTGGGTTCGTCGAACATTTCCGCCGCCTTCGATTCGGCGGTCGCGTTCGATTTCGACGGGGTGCAGGTCTCGACCATGCGCCTCGTGCAGGCGGGCTTCTTCGATGTCGAGCAGATCGACGTCCTCAAGGGTCCGCAGTCGCTCTTCTTCGGGAAATCGGCCTCGGCGGGCGTGTTCGCGATCCGCTCGGCCGATCCGACCTCGACCTGGGAAGTGGGCGGCGCGGCTTCCTATGAATTCGAGGAAGACGGCTACATCGTCCAGGGCTACGTCTCCGGCCCGCTGACCGACACGCTCGGCATGAGAGTCGCCGCGCAGTTCAACGACATCGACGAATATGTCGTGCTGCAGGACGGCACTCCGGCCGCCAATGGCCGTTTCCGCGGGCTCACGAACATCGTCGCGCGCGGCACTCTGGAATGGCAGCCGAGCCCGACTTTCGACGCCAACCTCAAGGTACAATACGTCCGCAACGAGAACGACGGCGCGATCCAGCATTCGGACCTGTTTTGCGGGGCGAACGGCGTGGCCGACCCGATCACGCTGCTGGGCGGCGCGATCAACATCCCGGGCGGCTATGACTGCAACGCCTTCGACCAGCGCTACTTCCTGCCCGACACCGCCCCGCCGCTGGCGGGCGGCGTGCCGACCCCGTCGGCTGCGGCCGGGCGCAACGGCGTGCCTTTCGGCGAAACCGACGTCTGGTTCACCCGCCTTCTGATGAACTGGGACATCACCGAGAACCTGACGCTGACTTCGACCACGGGCTATCTCAACCTCGATGCGGTCGACTTCGACAACTATTCCTACGGCGGCCTGCTCGGCCCGGGCGTGCCCGGCGGCGTCGGCACCTCGGACCCGGTCAACCAGCTCGAACAGTGGACGCAGGAACTGCGCCTCGCCTCGGATTTCGAGGGCGCGTTCAACTTCATGCTGGGCGTGTTCTACGAGGACCGCAAGTTCGTCTTCGACACCGCGCAGCAGGCGGTGAACATCTCCTTCCTCGGCCCGGACCCGGTCACCGGCTTCACCTATGACTGGGACCGCCGTCAGGACACCGACACCGAGGCGTTCTCGGTGTTCGGCTCGGTCATGATCGACCTGACCGAGGATCTCGAGCTGTCGGGCGGCGTGCGCTACACCGACGAAAAGAAGACCGCGGTCATCACCGTGCCTTACCTGCACACTTTCCTGCAGGGTCCGGGCTTCGTCTCGCCGGGCTTCAATTCGGGCCCGATCGAGTTCTCGGACGACAATTTCTCGCCCGAGATCACGCTGCGCTACAAGGCGACCGAGGACATCAACGTCTTCGCCAGCTTCAAGACCGGCTTCAAGTCGGGCGGCATCGACAACTCGGCGCTGCCGTCGAACAGCCTCAGCCAGGCAGCGAACAGCGGCGACTTCTCGCCCCTGATCTTCCAGTCGGAAACGGCGCAGGGCGGCGAAGTCGGCATCAAGACGCAGTGGGCCGACCGCACCTTCACCCTGAATGCGACCGCCTATTACTACGTGTTCGACGACCTGCAGGTGCAGAACTTCGACGCGGTGGCGGTGCAGTTCCTCACGCTCAACGCAGGGCAGGTGACCTCGCAGGGCATCGACCTCGAGGCCAACTGGCTCACCCCGGTCGACGGGCTGAGCTTCTCGGGCAACCTGTCCTATCTCGATGCGGAGTTCACCGACACCTTCATCACCAGCGCGGGCAACGACCTCGACGGGCGTTCTTCGGCACGCGCGCCGACCTGGTCGGGGAACCTCGCCTTCGACTTCGTCACGCCGATTTCCGACGGCCTCGATTTCGGGCTGAACGGCAACATGATCTACTCGGGCGAGTATTTCACCAACGAGGACACCCGCAACGACTTCATCCAGGACGATTACGTGACCTTCGACGCGTCGGTTTCGATCGGCGCTGCCGACGGGACGTGGAAGGTCTCGCTGATCGGGGTGAACCTCGCGGACGAAATCTGGGTCAACACCTCCGCGCCGCGGCCCTTCCTGCCGCCGACCGGCGACGACCTGATCTTCACCCAGAACCGCGGGCGGCAGGTCTTCGTGGAAACGCGCTTCCGCTTCTGA
- a CDS encoding SRPBCC family protein, which translates to MDAAEIARLKALMEWEGRRTSPPRGFPKLPDMPAARYTSPEYYALEKERVFRKSWLFAGHIDEIPEPGCWMRWHNAGDPIVIVHGMDGVVRAFYNTCRHRGAPVVTEDFGKSSRLMCGYHNWTYKTDGTLVGVPERQDFPPDFDMSCRGLIPVRCERLGNVIFVNFDDEAMPLKEWMGPLWDEWAEFAFDRIRLAARHSFDLQCNWKVAMEANMEVYHVPFIHPETVAPLVDPKRNLNTMYPNGHARMLAPPPRTTDREHVRAIDSPPGWKQIESVGELGRTCTQSYTLFPNWVSPLSNYFVPPLVFWPTSLTTTRLELVTMALDWGDEPAPDLWTVPDETQPNGRQMSPIILEDTQFGEAIQKSMESAAFKSVPLSYQEARIYSFHQSLDRMIGVDDVPEELRVEQVIGEEWTWPNEPRDALLSEEAGESRDAAE; encoded by the coding sequence ATGGATGCAGCCGAAATCGCCCGCCTCAAGGCGCTGATGGAATGGGAAGGCCGCCGCACGTCGCCGCCGCGCGGTTTCCCCAAGCTCCCCGATATGCCCGCCGCGCGCTACACCTCGCCCGAGTATTACGCGCTCGAGAAGGAACGCGTGTTCCGCAAGAGCTGGCTTTTCGCAGGGCACATCGACGAGATCCCCGAGCCGGGCTGCTGGATGCGCTGGCACAATGCGGGCGATCCGATCGTCATCGTCCACGGCATGGATGGCGTCGTACGCGCCTTCTACAACACCTGCCGCCACCGCGGCGCACCGGTCGTGACCGAGGATTTCGGCAAGTCGAGCCGGTTGATGTGCGGCTATCACAACTGGACCTACAAGACCGACGGCACTCTGGTCGGCGTGCCCGAGCGGCAGGATTTTCCGCCCGATTTCGACATGAGCTGCCGCGGGCTCATCCCGGTGCGCTGCGAGCGGCTGGGCAATGTCATCTTCGTCAATTTCGACGACGAGGCCATGCCGCTCAAAGAGTGGATGGGGCCGCTGTGGGACGAATGGGCCGAATTCGCCTTCGACCGCATCCGCCTCGCCGCGCGCCATTCCTTCGACCTGCAATGCAACTGGAAGGTCGCGATGGAGGCCAACATGGAAGTCTACCATGTGCCCTTCATCCATCCCGAAACGGTCGCCCCGCTGGTCGATCCCAAGCGCAATCTCAACACCATGTATCCCAATGGCCACGCCCGGATGCTCGCCCCGCCGCCGCGCACGACGGACCGCGAACACGTGCGCGCGATCGATTCGCCGCCGGGGTGGAAACAGATCGAGAGCGTGGGCGAGCTGGGCCGCACCTGCACGCAGAGCTACACGCTGTTTCCCAACTGGGTCTCGCCGCTGTCCAATTACTTCGTGCCGCCGCTGGTGTTCTGGCCGACCTCGCTGACGACGACGCGGCTCGAACTGGTGACGATGGCGCTCGACTGGGGCGACGAGCCCGCGCCCGACCTGTGGACCGTGCCCGACGAGACGCAGCCGAACGGGCGGCAGATGAGCCCGATCATCCTCGAGGACACGCAGTTCGGCGAGGCGATCCAGAAATCGATGGAAAGCGCCGCCTTCAAGAGCGTCCCGCTGTCCTACCAGGAGGCGCGCATCTATTCCTTCCACCAGTCGCTCGACCGCATGATCGGGGTCGACGACGTGCCCGAGGAATTGCGGGTCGAACAGGTCATCGGCGAGGAGTGGACCTGGCCCAACGAACCGCGCGATGCGCTGCTCAGCGAAGAGGCCGGAGAGAGCCGCGACGCGGCCGAATAG